A region of Gemmatimonadota bacterium DNA encodes the following proteins:
- a CDS encoding beta-lactamase family protein translates to MQRLFLLFALIALPTSMAAQRAIALKAIDAAIEEGIRRGIYPAAVVMVGRRDSVLYQKGYGHFTWSNRTTRPDPASTLWDIASLSKVVATASTVAKLVERGQLDLEAPVERYLPEFMGVSKDQVTVRMLLDHTSGLPPYTALYRGHPTISAAREKLLTVPLARMPGASALYSDLNAMVAAMVVERVAGEPFDSVSRQEVFEPMGMRTTFWTPPAADQTRAVPTAKLRGRAISGVVNDENARILGGVAGHAGVFSTGADLARFARSWLRALGDVAAPSPWLNTATALRFTERSLESGTRALGWDTPILNPGDGKPPLYGRCATATTFGHTGWTGTLIWIDPAADLFVVLLTNRSYDPRNATRSFEQIREIRAKVSDAARRAVGKSC, encoded by the coding sequence ATGCAACGCCTCTTCCTCCTGTTCGCACTCATCGCCCTGCCTACATCGATGGCCGCGCAGCGCGCGATTGCACTCAAGGCGATCGACGCCGCGATCGAGGAGGGGATTCGCCGCGGCATCTACCCCGCCGCCGTGGTGATGGTCGGTCGCCGCGACAGTGTGCTCTACCAGAAGGGCTACGGCCACTTCACCTGGAGCAACCGGACCACGCGCCCCGATCCCGCCTCCACGCTCTGGGACATCGCCTCGCTCAGCAAGGTGGTCGCCACCGCGAGCACGGTCGCGAAGCTGGTCGAGCGCGGCCAACTGGATCTCGAGGCACCGGTCGAGCGCTATCTCCCCGAGTTCATGGGCGTCTCCAAGGATCAGGTCACGGTCCGGATGCTGCTCGATCACACCTCAGGGCTGCCGCCGTACACGGCGCTCTACCGCGGCCATCCCACGATCTCCGCCGCGCGCGAGAAGTTGCTGACCGTGCCGTTGGCGAGAATGCCGGGTGCGTCCGCCCTCTACAGCGACCTCAATGCGATGGTGGCGGCGATGGTGGTGGAGCGTGTGGCCGGTGAGCCATTTGACAGCGTCTCGCGGCAGGAAGTGTTCGAACCGATGGGGATGCGCACCACGTTCTGGACGCCCCCCGCCGCCGACCAGACGCGCGCGGTGCCGACCGCGAAGCTGCGCGGCCGTGCCATCAGCGGCGTGGTCAACGACGAGAATGCCCGGATCCTGGGCGGCGTCGCCGGTCACGCCGGCGTCTTCTCCACCGGCGCGGACCTCGCCCGCTTCGCGCGGTCGTGGCTTCGGGCGCTCGGCGACGTGGCCGCGCCCTCGCCCTGGCTGAACACCGCGACCGCCCTCCGCTTCACCGAGCGCAGTCTCGAATCCGGGACGCGCGCGCTTGGCTGGGACACACCGATCCTCAACCCGGGCGACGGCAAGCCACCGCTCTACGGCCGATGCGCCACCGCGACCACCTTCGGGCACACCGGGTGGACGGGCACGCTGATCTGGATCGACCCGGCGGCCGACCTCTTCGTGGTGCTGCTCACGAACCGCAGCTATGACCCGCGCAACGCGACCAGGTCGTTCGAACAGATTCGGGAGATTCGCGCGAAGGTGAGCGACGCGGCGAGACGGGCAGTCGGAAAGAGCTGCTGA
- a CDS encoding matrixin family metalloprotease yields the protein MDQRLTVASFALLVTLVVAGGASRRASERPVPPPPAGDSTAPAPPAARQIGPLPEAINAPPLGTPAIELQARLATRRRIEREGRRVYLDSMFAASDSTVIRWEDRQRRVLTVRFATDSMLPDWEGALADARAGMAAWSSNEAGYELQETTDSTADITVSWSPMLGVPSQLGITGVRWGSDGVVQSVTMSLALRQNPDSLVVPAAIRRRVAAHEFGHALGLPHSDREDDLMYHTSPVGSPSRRDRATLQLLYAVTPGPIRTP from the coding sequence ATGGACCAGCGTCTGACCGTCGCCAGCTTCGCCCTCCTCGTCACGCTCGTCGTGGCGGGTGGCGCGTCGCGTCGGGCCAGCGAGCGCCCCGTGCCGCCGCCGCCAGCAGGCGATTCAACGGCGCCGGCGCCTCCCGCGGCCCGGCAGATCGGCCCACTCCCCGAGGCGATCAACGCACCGCCGCTCGGCACGCCGGCGATCGAGCTCCAGGCGCGCTTGGCCACCCGCCGCCGGATCGAGCGGGAGGGGCGGCGCGTCTATCTCGACTCGATGTTTGCCGCCAGCGACTCCACCGTGATCCGCTGGGAGGACCGCCAGCGTCGAGTCCTTACGGTGCGCTTTGCCACCGACAGCATGCTGCCCGACTGGGAGGGGGCGCTGGCCGATGCGCGGGCCGGGATGGCGGCGTGGAGCAGCAACGAGGCCGGGTATGAGCTGCAGGAGACCACGGACTCGACGGCCGACATCACCGTCTCCTGGAGCCCGATGCTCGGCGTGCCGTCGCAATTGGGCATCACCGGGGTTCGTTGGGGCAGCGATGGCGTGGTGCAGAGCGTGACGATGTCCCTCGCGCTCCGCCAGAATCCCGACTCCCTGGTGGTCCCCGCGGCAATTCGCCGCCGCGTCGCCGCCCACGAGTTCGGTCACGCCCTCGGCCTCCCCCACTCGGATCGGGAGGACGACCTGATGTATCACACCTCGCCGGTGGGGTCACCGTCCCGTCGCGACCGCGCCACGCTGCAGCTCCTCTACGCCGTCACCCCCGGTCCGATCCGCACGCCGTGA
- a CDS encoding alpha/beta fold hydrolase, giving the protein MSTITLPNGHPLEYVEVGEGGIPLLLVHGYPLDQSMWKPQMEGLHGVRCIAPDLRGFGASCFSPAPNTLSEHADDLAALLDALKIERAVIAGLSMGGYIAFEFVRRHRERLLGLILLDTSPRPDDEATRAARNTTIERAASEGVGPIALALGAKLFADGVTRKMRDTVISLMALTPRESIIAASTAIRDRADSRDLLPTLANTPTLVVVGSEDRLTPPDVARAMAAAIPGATLVEIDGAGHLPTLERPAETTAAMQQFLDRLPAGR; this is encoded by the coding sequence ATGTCCACCATCACCCTCCCCAACGGTCACCCCCTCGAGTACGTCGAAGTCGGGGAGGGCGGTATCCCCTTGTTGCTGGTCCACGGCTATCCACTCGACCAGAGCATGTGGAAGCCGCAAATGGAGGGGCTCCATGGCGTCCGATGCATCGCGCCCGACCTGCGCGGCTTCGGTGCCTCGTGCTTCTCACCGGCGCCGAATACGCTCAGCGAGCATGCCGACGATCTGGCGGCGTTGCTCGACGCGCTCAAGATCGAACGTGCCGTGATCGCGGGGTTGTCGATGGGCGGCTACATCGCGTTCGAGTTTGTCCGACGACACCGCGAGCGACTGCTCGGCTTGATCCTGCTCGACACGTCGCCGCGTCCCGACGACGAGGCGACACGCGCGGCGCGCAACACCACCATCGAGCGCGCCGCGAGTGAGGGCGTCGGGCCGATCGCGCTCGCGCTCGGCGCGAAGCTCTTTGCCGATGGGGTGACGCGGAAGATGCGCGACACGGTGATCTCGTTGATGGCACTGACGCCACGGGAGAGCATCATCGCGGCATCGACGGCGATTCGCGACCGCGCCGATTCGCGCGACCTCCTGCCGACGCTCGCCAACACGCCGACGCTGGTGGTCGTGGGCAGCGAGGATCGGCTGACGCCACCCGACGTGGCGCGGGCGATGGCCGCGGCGATCCCCGGCGCGACGCTGGTTGAAATCGACGGCGCCGGTCACCTGCCGACACTTGAACGGCCGGCGGAAACGACGGCGGCGATGCAGCAGTTCCTCGATCGCCTCCCCGCCGGACGCTAG
- the polA gene encoding DNA polymerase I, translating to MPNHTPQQLFLVDGFALIFRAFFALISRPLRTAKGENTSAAWGITNFLLRLREKYRPDYLVWVNDAGDSFRTLEYPEYKSTREKLDDELQADFDTAVARVKQLLVAFGIPLVQVQGYEADDVIGTLALRGAAKGLQTVIVSGDKDFYQLIRPGVSLLNPGRGGPGGVDEVWVDTTNGADRLGIPPHQVTDYLALLGDASDNVPGVKGIGEKGAVELLQQFGDLETILANAANVTKKRSREALLEQAEQARLSKRLVTIMTDVPVELDLDALVVHAPDKAALMRFCQELEFSSLVPRLGNLGTDQDPALFPVGASATVPSPGGAAPAEAAAASPPVVDRSAPDINVTIVTDAAELPALVAQWRAAPMIAFDTETSSLEPHDAELIGLSIAINAKDVWYMPFGHRSPASDLFSGTSTDAGVTPPRDDAPKNLPAITSAACAPLAELLRDATVKKAGHNLKYDVQVMRRAGIEVGGLAYDSMLASFVADPSRRSHGIDALVLEAFGTLMTQYTDLTGKGKLQIPFAEVSVAAAASYCGADSAMVLALHDWFAPTLDQAALRPLLETLEMPLIPVLVDMEWTGILIDLPRFAELGRILGHDLEVLETQIQAAAGGKSLNINSPKQLAVILFEEQGLPILKKTKTGPSTDAEVLEQLADMGHELPKLILGYRELQKLKSTYVDVLPTKVNRTTGRIHTSFNQVGAQTGRLSSNDPNLQNIPIRTPRGELIRRGFIPQPGWKFVVADYSQIELRLMAHLSEDPAFVEAFRSGGDIHRQTAAIIFGVPLAEVTSEMRARAKTINFGTIYGQGPFALSKMLGITQEEAKNFIGDYFSRFSGVRAFLDKQVELAREQGYVETLFGRRRYIPEIRDKNFNLRAFAERTAQNTPLQGSAADLIKRAMVEIHAALPAAGLKSRLLLQVHDELVVESPAEEAEATAALVKEHMEGAAVLKVPLQVGIGIGENWVDAKS from the coding sequence ATGCCCAACCATACCCCGCAGCAACTCTTCCTCGTTGACGGATTTGCGCTGATCTTCCGGGCGTTCTTCGCCCTCATCTCCAGGCCGCTTCGCACCGCCAAGGGCGAGAACACCTCGGCGGCCTGGGGGATCACCAACTTCCTCCTCCGACTCCGCGAGAAGTACCGCCCCGACTACCTGGTCTGGGTCAACGACGCCGGCGATTCCTTCCGCACGCTCGAATACCCCGAGTACAAGTCGACCCGCGAGAAGCTCGACGACGAACTGCAGGCCGACTTCGACACTGCGGTCGCCCGGGTCAAGCAGCTGCTGGTCGCCTTCGGCATCCCGCTGGTGCAGGTGCAGGGGTACGAGGCCGACGACGTCATCGGTACCCTCGCCCTCCGCGGCGCCGCCAAGGGACTGCAGACGGTGATCGTCTCCGGCGACAAGGACTTCTACCAGCTGATCCGCCCCGGCGTCTCGCTCCTGAACCCTGGCCGCGGCGGCCCCGGCGGCGTCGACGAAGTCTGGGTCGATACCACCAACGGCGCCGATCGACTCGGCATTCCACCGCACCAGGTCACCGATTATCTCGCGCTGCTCGGCGACGCCTCCGACAACGTCCCCGGCGTGAAAGGCATCGGCGAGAAAGGCGCCGTCGAGCTGCTGCAGCAGTTCGGCGACCTCGAGACCATCCTCGCCAACGCCGCCAACGTCACCAAGAAACGCTCGCGCGAGGCGCTGCTCGAACAGGCCGAGCAGGCACGGCTGTCGAAGCGGCTGGTGACCATCATGACCGACGTGCCAGTCGAACTCGACCTCGATGCGCTCGTCGTGCACGCCCCCGACAAGGCCGCCCTGATGCGCTTCTGTCAGGAGCTGGAGTTTTCCTCGCTGGTGCCGCGCCTCGGCAACCTCGGCACCGACCAGGACCCGGCGCTCTTCCCGGTGGGTGCTAGCGCGACCGTTCCCTCACCCGGCGGCGCTGCGCCCGCCGAGGCGGCTGCTGCGTCGCCCCCTGTCGTTGACCGCTCCGCGCCCGACATCAACGTCACCATCGTCACCGACGCCGCGGAGTTGCCGGCGCTGGTGGCGCAGTGGCGTGCGGCGCCGATGATCGCCTTCGACACCGAGACGTCGTCGCTGGAGCCGCACGACGCCGAGCTGATCGGGTTGTCGATCGCGATCAACGCGAAGGATGTCTGGTACATGCCGTTCGGGCACCGGTCGCCGGCGTCGGACCTCTTTTCGGGCACCTCGACCGATGCGGGGGTGACACCTCCTCGCGACGACGCGCCGAAGAATCTTCCGGCGATCACCAGTGCGGCCTGCGCGCCGCTCGCCGAGCTGCTGCGCGACGCCACGGTCAAGAAGGCCGGGCACAACCTGAAGTACGACGTGCAGGTGATGCGGCGCGCCGGGATCGAGGTGGGTGGCCTGGCCTACGACTCGATGCTCGCCTCGTTCGTCGCCGACCCGTCGCGCCGGTCGCACGGGATCGATGCGCTGGTGCTCGAGGCGTTCGGCACCCTGATGACGCAGTACACCGACCTGACGGGGAAGGGAAAGTTGCAGATCCCCTTCGCCGAGGTGTCGGTGGCTGCCGCCGCCTCGTACTGCGGCGCGGACAGCGCGATGGTGCTGGCACTGCACGACTGGTTCGCGCCGACCCTCGATCAGGCGGCGCTGCGCCCGCTGCTCGAGACCCTCGAGATGCCGCTGATCCCGGTGCTGGTCGACATGGAGTGGACCGGCATCCTGATCGACCTGCCCCGCTTCGCGGAACTCGGGCGGATCCTCGGCCACGACCTCGAGGTGCTGGAGACGCAGATTCAGGCCGCTGCGGGTGGCAAGAGCCTCAACATCAATTCGCCGAAGCAGCTCGCCGTGATCCTCTTCGAGGAACAGGGCTTGCCCATCCTCAAGAAGACCAAGACCGGCCCGTCGACCGACGCCGAAGTACTCGAGCAGCTGGCCGACATGGGACACGAACTGCCGAAGCTGATTCTCGGCTACCGCGAGTTGCAAAAGCTCAAGAGCACCTACGTCGACGTGCTGCCGACCAAGGTGAACCGCACCACGGGGCGCATCCACACCTCGTTCAACCAGGTGGGGGCGCAGACGGGGCGGCTCTCGTCGAACGATCCGAACCTGCAGAACATCCCGATCCGGACGCCGCGTGGCGAACTGATCCGCCGCGGCTTCATTCCGCAGCCGGGGTGGAAGTTCGTCGTCGCCGACTATTCGCAGATCGAACTGCGGCTGATGGCGCACCTCTCCGAAGATCCGGCGTTCGTCGAGGCGTTCCGCTCCGGTGGCGACATCCACAGGCAGACCGCGGCGATCATCTTCGGCGTGCCGCTCGCCGAGGTGACCAGCGAGATGCGCGCGCGCGCCAAGACGATCAACTTCGGCACGATCTACGGGCAGGGGCCGTTCGCCCTCTCCAAGATGCTCGGCATCACGCAGGAAGAGGCGAAGAACTTCATCGGCGACTACTTCTCGCGCTTCAGTGGCGTGCGCGCCTTCCTCGACAAGCAGGTCGAGCTCGCGCGCGAGCAGGGATATGTCGAGACACTCTTCGGGCGTCGGCGCTACATCCCCGAGATTCGCGACAAGAACTTCAACTTGCGCGCCTTCGCCGAGCGCACCGCGCAGAACACGCCGCTGCAGGGCTCGGCGGCCGACCTGATCAAGCGGGCGATGGTCGAGATCCACGCCGCCTTGCCCGCCGCGGGACTCAAGTCCCGCCTGTTGCTGCAGGTGCACGACGAACTCGTCGTCGAGTCACCCGCCGAGGAGGCGGAGGCGACGGCGGCGCTGGTGAAGGAGCACATGGAGGGGGCGGCGGTGCTGAAGGTGCCGCTGCAGGTGGGGATCGGGATCGGCGAGAACTGGGTCGACGCCAAGAGCTGA
- a CDS encoding ribonuclease D: MADVRLVDRPETFHALLDEVRGAPLVALDTEAASFHRFHDRIYLVQLSTRTLTAVIDPLGVGDLTPIGDLLVDPAIEVIFHDADYDLRLFDKQFGFRASHLFDTRIAAQFLNEPGIGLGALLAKYFNVTADKRFQRADWSARPLSPPMLDYAAGDTVHLCELRDILLEQLDAMGRTEWVAEEFENLEKIRWTGGGEGPETAFLRLKGSKALQRRELAILRELYNWREETSARLDRASFRVLGNEVLFALAQQPVHSLEELGRVKGVGQEGAQRRGNEILAAIAKGEAIPERDLPRVERPARRIPDPAFEARVEALKHRRNRLAEELQLAPGVLCPNGTLEAIARAEPTSLDALANIPELRRWQVKVLGPSLLEAVAASG, encoded by the coding sequence ATGGCCGATGTGCGCTTGGTCGATCGCCCCGAGACGTTCCACGCCCTCCTCGACGAGGTGCGCGGCGCCCCGCTGGTTGCGCTCGACACCGAGGCGGCGTCCTTCCACCGCTTCCACGACCGGATCTACCTGGTCCAGCTCTCCACCCGAACGCTGACCGCGGTCATCGATCCCCTCGGCGTCGGCGATCTCACGCCGATCGGCGACCTGCTGGTCGATCCCGCCATCGAAGTGATCTTCCACGACGCCGATTACGACCTCCGGCTCTTCGACAAGCAGTTCGGCTTCCGCGCCAGCCATCTCTTCGATACCCGGATTGCCGCCCAGTTCCTCAACGAACCCGGGATCGGCCTCGGCGCCCTCCTCGCCAAGTACTTCAATGTCACCGCCGACAAGCGCTTCCAGCGCGCGGACTGGTCGGCCCGGCCGCTGTCACCGCCGATGCTCGACTATGCGGCGGGCGATACCGTGCACTTGTGTGAGTTGCGCGACATACTCCTCGAACAACTCGACGCCATGGGGCGCACCGAGTGGGTCGCCGAGGAGTTCGAGAACCTCGAGAAGATCCGCTGGACCGGTGGCGGCGAGGGGCCGGAAACGGCCTTCCTCCGCCTGAAAGGCTCCAAGGCACTGCAGCGACGCGAGTTGGCGATCCTCCGGGAACTCTACAACTGGCGCGAAGAGACCTCCGCCCGACTGGACCGCGCCTCCTTCCGAGTCCTCGGCAACGAGGTCCTCTTCGCCCTGGCCCAGCAGCCGGTGCACAGCCTCGAAGAGTTGGGGCGGGTGAAGGGCGTCGGTCAGGAGGGCGCCCAGCGCCGCGGCAACGAGATCCTGGCCGCGATCGCCAAGGGCGAAGCGATCCCCGAGCGCGACCTCCCGCGAGTCGAGCGGCCGGCCCGGCGCATCCCCGATCCAGCCTTCGAGGCGCGCGTCGAGGCGCTCAAGCACCGCCGCAACCGGTTGGCCGAGGAGCTTCAGCTCGCCCCCGGGGTATTGTGCCCCAACGGCACGCTCGAGGCGATTGCCAGGGCAGAGCCCACTTCCCTCGACGCGCTCGCCAACATTCCCGAGTTGCGCCGCTGGCAGGTGAAGGTTCTCGGGCCGTCGCTGCTCGAGGCGGTGGCCGCCAGCGGATGA
- a CDS encoding metal-sulfur cluster assembly factor: MTADARPPVTPELAKKALRAVKDPELGLNVIDIGLIYDVAVADDGAAKVTMTLTSPGCPSGAEIMEDVRRTLADLEGISNVEVELVWEPYWTPERMDPRVRAFLGH; this comes from the coding sequence ATGACCGCCGACGCCCGCCCCCCCGTGACCCCCGAACTCGCCAAGAAGGCGCTCCGTGCCGTGAAGGACCCGGAGCTGGGGCTGAACGTGATCGACATCGGGCTGATCTACGACGTCGCCGTCGCAGACGATGGCGCCGCCAAGGTGACGATGACCCTGACCTCCCCAGGCTGCCCCTCGGGCGCCGAGATCATGGAAGACGTCCGCCGCACCCTCGCCGACCTTGAGGGGATCAGCAACGTGGAAGTCGAGTTGGTGTGGGAGCCGTACTGGACGCCGGAACGGATGGATCCGAGAGTGAGGGCGTTTCTGGGGCATTGA
- a CDS encoding MMPL family transporter has protein sequence MFDSLGRALVRWRWAVIAIWAVIGVLAAVRAGDTVGMLKLRGGANATTEARVADSLLSTRFSRPISEFFAVTVQGPARMTEGLPGQLLDSLLAAARAQPFASGVVSVRTTKDSSFVARDGRTTFFLVALNRRDGDSVAAAVMPLRQALDSVLRRFPDRDAYSVLVTGRAPLDLDIRAVSAEDASRNEKKLVPITLAILILAFGALVAAFLPIIVGVMAIAITLTLVGWVATFFPMSIFVLNMISMIGLGVGIDYSLLVITRFREELNAGLRPREAAARTFSTAGHAVMVSGMTVVVGFGALLLTPLTETRSVGIAGLLVVAVAVLLATTLLPAMLSLLGRNIDRPRWLARRLAWYHRPQIWERWARSLSRHPYRALVIGGTIIALLTLPALKLRIGLPSRHWWPEETEAGAGVATLERMGMSGYIQPVRVLIEFPEGSDGTGATALRGLKGLSDSLRADPRVRDVKSLVDIAPGTSILEYSLLYSEPDTVRARYPDFLDAYLGRDGRTTLMDVILADTTTLTTAMDVVTEIRERVASGQIKQLKNAQVRVGGYVASALDFQSLLLKRFPLIVALILGVTALMLAIVFKSVLVPIKAVVMNSLSVAATFGLIVLVFQEGIGGSLFGITGPTSAIYVLVPVIVFAVVFGLSMDYEVFLLARIKEAFDRTGQNTLATREGLSATASVITSAALIMIAVFGAFAFARILLMQFVGFGLAVAVLLDATIIRMVLVPSLMQIAGAWNWWPGYKPPKSGVSS, from the coding sequence GTGTTCGACTCTCTGGGACGGGCCCTGGTGCGCTGGCGCTGGGCCGTCATTGCGATCTGGGCCGTCATCGGTGTCCTCGCGGCGGTCCGCGCCGGGGACACCGTCGGCATGCTCAAGCTTCGGGGCGGTGCCAACGCCACGACCGAGGCGCGCGTCGCCGATTCGCTCCTCTCGACCCGCTTCTCGCGTCCAATCAGCGAATTCTTTGCGGTGACGGTGCAGGGCCCCGCCCGGATGACGGAGGGGCTGCCCGGACAGTTGCTCGACTCCCTCCTCGCCGCCGCCCGAGCCCAACCGTTCGCGAGCGGCGTCGTCTCGGTGCGCACCACCAAGGACTCGTCCTTCGTCGCCCGTGACGGCCGCACCACCTTCTTCCTGGTGGCGCTGAATCGGCGCGACGGAGATTCCGTGGCGGCGGCCGTCATGCCGCTCCGGCAGGCGCTCGATTCCGTGCTGCGTCGCTTCCCCGATCGCGACGCCTACAGTGTGTTGGTGACGGGCCGCGCCCCGCTCGATCTCGACATCCGCGCCGTCTCGGCCGAGGACGCGAGTCGCAACGAGAAGAAGCTCGTCCCGATCACGCTGGCGATTCTCATCCTCGCCTTCGGCGCCCTGGTGGCCGCGTTCCTCCCGATCATTGTCGGCGTGATGGCAATCGCGATCACGCTCACACTGGTCGGGTGGGTGGCGACCTTCTTCCCGATGTCGATCTTCGTGCTCAACATGATCTCGATGATCGGCCTGGGTGTCGGGATCGACTACTCGCTGCTGGTGATCACCCGCTTCCGCGAGGAGCTCAACGCCGGGCTCCGGCCGCGCGAGGCGGCGGCCCGCACCTTCAGCACCGCCGGCCACGCGGTGATGGTATCGGGGATGACGGTGGTGGTCGGCTTCGGCGCGCTGCTCCTGACGCCGCTCACCGAGACGCGCTCCGTGGGCATCGCCGGACTGCTGGTGGTGGCCGTCGCGGTGCTGCTCGCCACCACCCTGCTCCCCGCGATGCTCTCGCTCCTGGGCCGCAACATTGATCGGCCGCGCTGGCTGGCGCGCCGCCTGGCCTGGTACCACCGTCCGCAGATCTGGGAGCGCTGGGCCCGCTCGCTCTCGCGCCATCCGTACCGTGCGCTGGTCATCGGCGGCACCATCATCGCCCTGCTGACGCTGCCGGCGCTCAAGCTGCGGATCGGCCTCCCCTCGCGGCACTGGTGGCCGGAGGAGACCGAGGCCGGGGCCGGCGTGGCCACGCTCGAGCGGATGGGGATGTCGGGATACATCCAGCCGGTGCGCGTGCTGATCGAGTTCCCCGAAGGGAGCGATGGCACCGGCGCCACCGCCCTCCGCGGCCTCAAGGGACTCTCCGATTCGCTGCGCGCCGACCCGCGCGTGCGCGACGTGAAGTCCCTCGTCGACATCGCCCCCGGCACCTCGATCCTCGAGTACTCGCTGCTCTACAGCGAGCCCGACACGGTGCGCGCCCGCTACCCCGACTTCCTCGACGCCTATCTCGGCCGGGACGGACGCACCACGCTGATGGACGTGATCCTCGCCGACACGACGACCCTCACCACGGCAATGGACGTGGTGACGGAGATTCGTGAGCGCGTGGCCTCGGGTCAGATCAAGCAGCTGAAGAACGCGCAGGTGCGGGTCGGCGGCTACGTCGCCTCCGCGCTCGACTTCCAGTCGCTGCTGCTCAAGCGCTTCCCATTGATCGTGGCGCTGATTCTCGGCGTCACCGCGCTGATGCTCGCGATCGTCTTCAAGTCCGTGCTGGTGCCGATCAAGGCCGTGGTGATGAACTCACTCTCGGTCGCGGCGACCTTCGGGCTGATCGTGTTGGTCTTCCAGGAGGGGATCGGCGGGTCGCTCTTCGGCATCACCGGCCCGACCTCGGCGATCTACGTGCTGGTGCCGGTGATCGTCTTCGCGGTGGTCTTCGGCTTGTCGATGGACTACGAGGTCTTCCTGCTGGCGCGCATCAAGGAAGCCTTCGACCGCACCGGCCAGAACACGCTGGCCACGCGCGAGGGTCTCTCCGCGACCGCGTCGGTGATCACCTCGGCCGCGCTGATCATGATCGCCGTCTTCGGTGCCTTCGCCTTTGCCCGCATCCTGCTGATGCAGTTCGTCGGCTTCGGCCTGGCCGTGGCCGTGCTGCTCGATGCCACCATCATCCGCATGGTGCTGGTGCCGAGCCTCATGCAGATCGCGGGGGCATGGAATTGGTGGCCGGGGTATAAGCCGCCGAAGTCAGGGGTGTCATCCTGA